The Aedes albopictus strain Foshan chromosome 1, AalbF5, whole genome shotgun sequence genomic interval GTCATCCATTTTAAACATTTGGAAGTGATGAATTCCCTAAAATATATTTctcatttattattttttttatatggtaTGCCGATGTCAAGTTCGCGGTTCCGAGTAACTGGTGTCAATCAGTTATATTTTCCAATATCCAGTCCTTGTATGACGTGACTCTGGTGTAAACCGATGGTTGAGGAATCCGAAAATCGCAGCGGGGGCCATGGATGACAATCCCAATAAGATAGTATGTCCCGTTCATTTGAATTTGTAGGGGACCTCCTGAGTCGCCTTCACAGGCGTCACGAAGGGTATCATTTGAGGATTTAGTACTAATTTGATTATCTTTTAGTGACTTTCCTGTTTCATATTTATACCTTTCCTGGTCAACAGTTGTTACGTTTGTGTATATTTTGTAACGACTTCCGGTtcctaaaacaacaacaacaaaaatctaATCAAAATTATCGCTTGAATATTAAAATGATGCAATATACCATTCTCGTTCAATCCCCAACCAACAACACTGACAATTACGTTGTTGAAAGATTCATGCATAAGCTCTGTTGAAAATGGCATACATATGGGCAAAATATGTGAATAGTAGGTCTTTGAGAGAGCTTGTTTCATCCTAATGAGTGCAATATCGTTGATTTTGTCCTTTCTCTTATATTCTGGGTGAATAATTCTCCGCTCTACTTTCGCTAATATAACCTTAGGATTACAGTTTCCATCACCGTCACAATCTTCGTGCTGTTCAATATCCCATTCACCCAAGCGAAGCGTAAGACTGCATAAAAAAGTAatatttaaaaatcgatgaatAAATATCCAAACATAGTTCCTACTCTTGTTCACTTCGCAATAAGTCAACACAGTGCGCAGCAGTCAATACGTATCTTGTGTTGATTAGGGAACCTCCACAAAGAACTCCTTTCCATCTATGGTGGTTGTAATCCAAAGCTACCGTCCATCGAAATTGATCAATTTGGGTTGCATTTCCGCCGATGATTCGTTCGCTTGCGGGTTCCAAGCCACAATCATTCGCTTTTGGTAGTAATGATGAAGGTTGGAATAATTCACCATAATCAGATGCAGGCATTCTATTACTAGGAATAATGTCAGTGGTAGCCAGTGGTATATCAGCATAATCAGCATCAGGTTCAGGAATGCTTCTACTAGCAGAAGTGCTGCGAGCAGTTGTTGAAATCATCGGCGCTTCACAACAGACCTGCAAATTTCAAACATCTCAAAATCTAGTTGAATGTGTAGTCATTATGTCAAGCATCTCACATGGTTTCCAAGAGTATGTGCTTTGAGATGCCTTTCCTCGACTGTCGTAATCGTTGGCTTCCTGGCAATATTTAACAATTCTGGACAGTTCATAATTGAAACAAGTTTAGCGTGGCGACCATTGGTTGCTATGCATTCATCTGTAAAAGTGATGAATTACACAATATACTGTACAATAAACTCAGAATAGCACTAACTTTCCGATTTTCCCGTTTTTTGTGAAGACGTCCATCTTGACATCTCCAAAATACAACACAAAAACAAACAAGTTGTTAATTTCATCTCACACTCAAAATAAAGACTCAGCTCTATCGTACACTAAACTAAATCACGTAACACGAACTTTTATCGAAGATCCAGTGTTGTTGTTAGATAACGGAAACACGATCAAACGTTTACATTGGAATTTCGATAAACCGCTATGGAAAACTTTAACTTTGACAAAAtattaaaaactgcaactattaCGAAATAGTAGCTCGTTCTGTCATTTACACCTTTAATGACATAATTGATGAAAAACAAGAATACAATTTCAAACAGTAGTATTGTGGGCGGGTTCAGTACctacacgctcgcgtcagaatacccattttttcattgctatctctatcgctcttcaagaggctccatctaaaaatacccatttatgagttgggccgcccaacttgaaaatgggtatttttaaatggagcctcttgaagagcgacagagatagcaatgaaaaaatgggtattctgacgggaGCGTGTAATCGAACCTGACGATTCACAACACAATCGTCCTTCCTGTGATCGTCGTGCTAATGGAAGAGCGAGATGAGAAATAATCTGACTTATCTTTGACAAACTTACTGTTGGTGCAACACGAGCGAGGGAATCcacaattgaaataaaaaaaaaactgcaattaCATCTTCGATCTAACTGTCACATGCATTGTCATTTCAATCTACACAACGAAAGTAACATTTTACCCTACAGTGCAGTTAAGCGACGGGGGTTTTCCGCACAACTCAGAGCGATGACGATGTTGAACAATCAAAACATGGTTCAACGCTTATCGCGAAATGCGTCTGTGGCAAACGTTTATTAAAGGTTATCACTGCAGACGCTTGACCACAGCATGGAAGGGAATTTTCGGAATTAgaaaatgtcaaaaattgcatGCTGTTTGACGCGACACCTGGCGGTAGAACTTACGCTTTTAatacggaaaatttcaaccgtgttgataTGATACTTAACCAAGATACTTTCGAGACAAAATGAATTTTGTTTAAAGCTCACAAAAAACGTTTGATTTAGGCTTATGCGGCATAACGTAGCCGAATTCGTCTTGGATTTTTAAACGATTTAATTCTACTGACTTTTTCACAATGTTAGTTTGGGAAACCGTACAACTCGGGGTTTGATCGAATTTACTTACATGATCTGTACTTGATGAGCTACAACTCGTAGTGGTGAGTTTaagccgaatgaagcattcgcctctaCTATGCTGTAATTCTGCAaaatgacgtaagcgacattccgAATTTCGACTTCTTTAGGTTACATCTGGAGAAATAACTACACTGTGGTATGCTCGATATGTTAGAAtccaagatctagtcgtaatctagcaTCCATGGAAGAAAACTTAGAGAACGGCCATACATTTGATGTACAATAACCCAAAATGTGTCAAaattatcaatgtcgcttacgtcactttgcagaattacgtcaGCACTGGTCTCGGTCCTTGGTCAATCGCTgccagtcaccctgaacgttttAGGTCCTCGTCAACGGCAAAAAGCCAACGTTTGCCCGATCTTCAACGAATCCGACAACCTCTCCGTGGTTCCCTGATGAATAGTTTTAGCTTGTTATTCCTccagcatacgagctacgtgcttaTCCTATCGCAGCCTACTGTGTTTTACTCGCTTCACCATATCTATCTCTTTATATAACTATTtgatacaattcgtagttcatctGTCGCCGCCAGATGTAGTCCTCC includes:
- the LOC109413797 gene encoding CLIP domain-containing serine protease B4; the encoded protein is MKLTTCLFLCCILEMSRWTSSQKTGKSENECIATNGRHAKLVSIMNCPELLNIARKPTITTVEERHLKAHTLGNHVCCEAPMISTTARSTSASRSIPEPDADYADIPLATTDIIPSNRMPASDYGELFQPSSLLPKANDCGLEPASERIIGGNATQIDQFRWTVALDYNHHRWKGVLCGGSLINTRYVLTAAHCVDLLRSEQDLTLRLGEWDIEQHEDCDGDGNCNPKVILAKVERRIIHPEYKRKDKINDIALIRMKQALSKTYYSHILPICMPFSTELMHESFNNVIVSVVGWGLNENGTGSRYKIYTNVTTVDQERYKYETGKSLKDNQISTKSSNDTLRDACEGDSGGPLQIQMNGTYYLIGIVIHGPRCDFRIPQPSVYTRVTSYKDWILENITD